A genomic stretch from Candidatus Woesearchaeota archaeon includes:
- the aroF gene encoding 3-deoxy-7-phosphoheptulonate synthase encodes MNDYYSRPWLVSRKYSAQDTVINFGNFKLGGKNPPVIIAGPCAVEGRQQLIDTAKSVKEAGAHILRAGAFKPRSHPYSFQGLGAVGLDYLAEAGELVNMPTESEAVGETYLELVAQKCSIIHIGTRNGKSFELLKKASSIAQQYGKPILLKRGESATIWEFLGAAEYIASQGCLDIILCLRGIRTYENIDNGLKRYTSDIDSIPILKQLTHLPIIFDPSHASGNRSIVPALSYAAILAGADGLMIETHLNPENAMSDAPQQVTPETLAEIIKTIDQLVGCVGKGT; translated from the coding sequence ATGAATGATTATTATTCGCGTCCATGGTTAGTAAGTCGTAAATACTCTGCGCAAGATACTGTTATCAATTTTGGTAATTTTAAATTGGGTGGTAAAAATCCTCCTGTAATAATTGCGGGACCTTGTGCTGTTGAGGGTAGACAGCAATTAATTGATACTGCAAAATCAGTTAAAGAAGCGGGTGCACACATTCTTAGGGCTGGCGCTTTTAAACCGCGAAGTCATCCATATTCTTTTCAAGGACTTGGTGCTGTTGGATTAGATTATCTTGCAGAGGCAGGAGAGTTAGTTAATATGCCTACTGAGTCAGAAGCAGTTGGTGAAACTTATTTGGAGTTAGTGGCTCAAAAATGTTCTATTATTCATATTGGGACTAGGAATGGCAAATCTTTCGAATTACTTAAAAAAGCAAGTTCTATTGCTCAACAGTATGGCAAGCCAATCCTTTTAAAAAGAGGGGAATCAGCAACAATTTGGGAGTTTTTAGGTGCTGCAGAATATATTGCGTCTCAAGGTTGTTTAGATATTATTCTTTGTTTGAGGGGAATTAGGACGTATGAAAATATTGACAATGGATTAAAAAGATATACTTCGGATATTGATTCAATTCCAATTTTAAAACAACTAACGCATCTTCCCATTATTTTTGATCCATCTCATGCGTCAGGTAATCGAAGTATTGTTCCTGCATTAAGTTATGCGGCTATTTTGGCCGGGGCGGATGGTTTGATGATTGAAACTCATTTAAATCCTGAAAATGCAATGAGTGATGCACCTCAACAAGTAACTCCTGAAACATTAGCAGAAATAATTAAAACTATTGATCAGTTAGTTGGGTGTGTGGGTAAGGGTACTTAA
- a CDS encoding Lrp/AsnC family transcriptional regulator, protein MITKKERLLLSQLRNNSRSSLSKISKNTGIPISTLCETLQKLENKIISKHVSLMDFKEVGFGLKQLFVLNSSNKNSLKDFLLRQSCVNSVCSLTANHDFFVECLFKNLKEVSIFKEKLDFLDATIEEENFILEELKKEEFGL, encoded by the coding sequence ATGATTACAAAAAAAGAAAGACTTCTTTTAAGTCAATTGAGAAATAATTCTCGATCTAGCCTCTCAAAAATTAGTAAAAATACGGGAATTCCAATCTCTACTTTGTGCGAGACATTGCAAAAGTTGGAAAATAAAATCATTTCAAAACATGTTTCGTTAATGGATTTTAAAGAAGTAGGTTTTGGGCTAAAACAATTATTTGTGTTAAATTCTTCAAATAAGAATAGTTTAAAAGATTTTTTATTAAGGCAATCTTGTGTGAATTCAGTTTGTTCTTTGACTGCAAATCATGATTTTTTTGTGGAGTGTTTGTTTAAAAATCTTAAAGAGGTCTCAATATTTAAAGAAAAATTGGATTTTTTAGATGCGACTATTGAAGAAGAAAATTTTATTTTAGAAGAATTAAAAAAAGAAGAATTTGGTTTATGA